The following are from one region of the Chromobacterium phragmitis genome:
- the rplR gene encoding 50S ribosomal protein L18: MDKKQTRLRRARKTRARIAELKMVRLSVHRTNSHIYAQIIDETGNKVLASASSLEADVRAAMANGGNVAAAAVIGKRIAEKAKAAGIEQVAFDRSGFKYHGRMKALADAAREHGLVF; encoded by the coding sequence ATGGACAAGAAACAGACTCGACTCCGCCGCGCACGCAAAACCCGTGCCCGGATCGCGGAGCTCAAGATGGTGCGTCTCTCTGTACACCGCACCAATAGCCACATTTATGCCCAGATCATCGACGAGACCGGCAACAAGGTTCTGGCCAGCGCTTCGTCGCTGGAAGCCGATGTTCGCGCCGCGATGGCCAATGGTGGCAACGTGGCGGCCGCAGCCGTGATCGGCAAGCGCATTGCCGAAAAGGCAAAGGCCGCTGGCATCGAGCAAGTCGCTTTCGACCGTTCCGGTTTCAAATACCACGGTCGCATGAAGGCACTGGCTGACGCCGCTCGCGAACACGGCCTCGTATTCTAA
- the rpsE gene encoding 30S ribosomal protein S5, with translation MAKHEMEDRGDGLVEKMISVNRVTKVVKGGRIMAFSALTVVGDGDGGIGMGKGRSKEVPVAVQKAMEQARHNMVKIPLKNGTLQHTVIGKHGATTVFIQPAKEGTGVKAGGPMRAIFDAMGVHNVSAKIHGSTNPYNVVRATLNGLSNINTPAQIAAKRGLSVEDILGVGHE, from the coding sequence ATGGCTAAGCACGAAATGGAAGATCGCGGCGACGGTCTGGTCGAGAAAATGATCAGCGTCAACCGCGTCACCAAAGTGGTCAAGGGCGGCCGTATCATGGCTTTCTCCGCCCTGACCGTGGTTGGTGATGGCGACGGCGGTATCGGCATGGGTAAAGGCCGTTCCAAGGAAGTTCCGGTTGCCGTACAAAAGGCGATGGAACAAGCCCGCCACAACATGGTTAAGATCCCGCTGAAGAACGGTACCCTGCAGCACACCGTCATCGGCAAGCACGGTGCCACCACCGTCTTCATCCAGCCTGCCAAAGAAGGTACTGGCGTGAAGGCCGGCGGCCCGATGCGCGCGATCTTTGACGCAATGGGTGTTCACAATGTTTCGGCCAAGATTCACGGCTCCACCAACCCGTACAACGTGGTGCGTGCGACCCTGAACGGCCTGAGCAACATCAACACCCCGGCGCAAATCGCCGCCAAGCGTGGCCTGAGCGTCGAGGACATCCTGGGGGTGGGTCATGAGTAA
- the rpmD gene encoding 50S ribosomal protein L30 — MSNAKTVKVTLVKSLIGRLESHKACARGLGLRKIRQTVEVLDTPENRGMINKISYLLKFEG, encoded by the coding sequence ATGAGTAACGCCAAGACTGTCAAGGTCACTCTGGTAAAGAGCCTGATCGGTCGCCTGGAGTCTCACAAGGCCTGCGCCCGTGGTCTGGGTCTGCGTAAGATCCGCCAGACCGTAGAAGTGCTCGATACCCCTGAAAACCGTGGCATGATCAACAAGATCAGCTACCTGCTCAAATTCGAGGGCTAA
- the rplO gene encoding 50S ribosomal protein L15 has protein sequence MLLNTVQPGVGAKHAKRRVGRGIGSGLGKTCGRGHKGQKSRAGGFHKVGFEGGQMPLQRRLPKRGFKSLTARFVCEVRLSELNLLPVDEIDLLALKQAGLVSAQAQVAKVVLSGKVERAVKLRGISVTAGARAAIEAAGGSIE, from the coding sequence ATGCTGCTGAACACCGTACAACCGGGCGTCGGCGCCAAGCATGCCAAGCGCCGTGTCGGCCGTGGCATCGGCTCCGGCCTGGGCAAGACTTGCGGCCGCGGCCACAAGGGTCAGAAGAGCCGTGCCGGTGGTTTCCACAAGGTGGGCTTCGAAGGCGGTCAAATGCCGCTGCAACGTCGTTTGCCGAAGCGCGGCTTCAAGTCGCTGACGGCTCGCTTCGTTTGCGAAGTTCGCTTGTCCGAACTGAACCTGCTGCCGGTCGATGAAATCGATCTGCTGGCTCTCAAGCAAGCCGGTCTGGTGTCCGCTCAGGCGCAAGTTGCCAAAGTGGTCCTGTCCGGCAAGGTTGAGCGCGCGGTCAAACTGCGTGGTATCAGCGTTACCGCTGGCGCCCGCGCTGCCATCGAGGCTGCCGGCGGCAGCATTGAATAA
- the secY gene encoding preprotein translocase subunit SecY: MANTSLVANANKFGDLKRRIWFLIGALIVYRIGAHIPVPGINPAELAKLFHAPQTGLLDMFNMFSGGALSRFTVFALGIMPYISASIILQLAAEVMPSLKQLKKEGDAGRRKITQYTRYATVALATFQSFGIAAMLYKQPNLVMTAQWEFYLTTVVSLVTGTMFLMWLGEQITERGIGNGISLIICAGIASGVPGAIGKTLTLVSQNSLSIPFAILLFAAVALVTFIVVYAERGQRKVLVNYAKRQVGNRVMQGQSTHLPLKLNMAGVIPPIFASSIILFPATILGWFGQGEHMAWLKGVADKLHPGQPIYVLLYAAAIIFFCYFYTALVFNPKETADNLKKSGAFIPGIRPGEQTSRYIEKIILRLTLIGAIYITLVCLLPEFLILKWNVPFYFGGTSLLILVVVTMDFMAQVQSYVLSHQYESLLKKANFKGNALTR; the protein is encoded by the coding sequence GTGGCGAATACTTCTCTAGTGGCCAATGCCAATAAGTTTGGTGATCTGAAGCGTCGTATCTGGTTCCTGATTGGCGCGCTGATCGTTTATCGCATCGGCGCCCATATTCCGGTTCCGGGTATCAACCCTGCCGAACTAGCGAAGTTGTTCCACGCACCGCAGACGGGCCTGCTCGACATGTTCAACATGTTCTCGGGCGGTGCCCTGTCGAGGTTTACGGTATTTGCCCTGGGCATCATGCCGTACATCTCGGCTTCCATCATTCTGCAGCTTGCGGCCGAGGTTATGCCTAGCCTGAAGCAGCTGAAGAAGGAAGGCGATGCGGGACGTCGCAAGATAACCCAGTACACGCGTTATGCCACTGTCGCGCTCGCAACTTTCCAAAGTTTCGGCATCGCGGCGATGTTGTATAAGCAGCCTAATCTGGTGATGACTGCTCAGTGGGAGTTTTATCTGACAACCGTGGTGTCCCTGGTCACCGGAACCATGTTCCTGATGTGGTTGGGTGAACAGATCACCGAGCGGGGTATCGGCAACGGTATCTCTCTGATCATCTGCGCGGGTATTGCTTCGGGTGTTCCCGGGGCGATTGGTAAAACCCTGACTCTGGTTAGTCAGAATAGCTTGTCCATTCCGTTTGCTATCCTGCTGTTTGCCGCGGTGGCGCTGGTTACCTTTATCGTTGTGTACGCCGAGCGCGGTCAACGAAAGGTGCTGGTCAACTACGCCAAGCGCCAGGTGGGCAATCGCGTCATGCAGGGCCAGAGCACGCATTTGCCGCTCAAGCTCAACATGGCGGGGGTGATTCCTCCGATCTTCGCCTCCAGCATCATCCTGTTCCCGGCCACCATTCTTGGTTGGTTTGGCCAGGGTGAGCACATGGCTTGGTTGAAGGGCGTGGCCGACAAGCTGCACCCGGGTCAGCCGATCTATGTGTTGCTGTACGCGGCGGCGATCATCTTCTTCTGCTACTTCTACACGGCGTTGGTATTCAACCCGAAGGAAACGGCGGACAACCTGAAGAAGAGCGGGGCGTTCATCCCGGGCATCCGTCCAGGTGAGCAGACTTCTCGTTACATCGAGAAGATCATTCTGCGGCTGACGCTGATCGGTGCGATCTACATCACGCTGGTCTGCCTGTTGCCGGAGTTCCTGATCCTGAAGTGGAACGTGCCGTTCTACTTCGGTGGTACGTCGCTGCTGATTCTGGTCGTGGTGACGATGGACTTCATGGCGCAGGTTCAGTCCTACGTGCTGTCGCATCAGTACGAGAGCTTGCTTAAGAAGGCCAACTTCAAAGGCAACGCCCTTACCCGCTGA
- the infA gene encoding translation initiation factor IF-1, producing MAKEDTIQMQGEILENLPSATFKIKLENGHVVLGHISGKMRMHYIRILPGDKVTVELTPYDLSRARIVFRAK from the coding sequence ATGGCTAAGGAAGACACTATCCAGATGCAGGGCGAGATCTTGGAAAATTTGCCCAGCGCAACTTTCAAGATCAAGCTTGAAAATGGACACGTGGTACTCGGGCATATCTCTGGGAAGATGCGGATGCATTACATCCGCATCCTGCCAGGCGACAAGGTGACTGTGGAGTTGACTCCATACGATCTGTCCCGGGCCCGCATTGTGTTCCGTGCGAAGTAA
- the rpmJ gene encoding 50S ribosomal protein L36 produces MRVQPSVKKICRNCKIIRRNRVVRVICTDPRHKQKQG; encoded by the coding sequence ATGCGAGTACAGCCTTCTGTAAAGAAGATTTGCCGTAATTGCAAAATCATTCGTCGCAATCGCGTGGTACGCGTGATCTGCACGGACCCGCGTCACAAGCAAAAGCAAGGCTAA
- the rpsM gene encoding 30S ribosomal protein S13: MARIAGVNIPNHAHAVIGLQAIFGVGQTRAQHICAAASVNPSTKVKDLTEAEMEALRDQVAKFTVEGDLRREITMSIKRLMDMGCYRGFRHRRGLPCRGQRTRTNARTRKGPRKAIAGKK, encoded by the coding sequence ATGGCCCGTATTGCAGGGGTAAACATCCCCAATCATGCGCATGCCGTTATCGGCCTGCAGGCAATCTTCGGCGTCGGTCAGACTCGCGCGCAGCACATTTGTGCCGCAGCCAGCGTGAATCCCTCCACCAAGGTGAAGGATCTGACTGAAGCTGAAATGGAAGCTCTGCGTGATCAAGTGGCTAAGTTCACTGTTGAAGGTGACCTGCGTCGCGAAATCACCATGAGCATCAAGCGTCTGATGGACATGGGCTGCTACCGCGGCTTCCGCCATCGTCGCGGCTTGCCGTGCCGCGGTCAGCGCACTCGCACCAATGCTCGCACTCGCAAGGGTCCGCGCAAGGCGATCGCCGGCAAGAAGTAA
- the rpsK gene encoding 30S ribosomal protein S11 translates to MAKANTAVRVRKKVRKSVSEGIVHVHASFNNTIITITDRQGNALSWATSGGAGFKGSRKSTPFAAQVAAEHAGKVAQEYGVKNLEVRIKGPGPGRESAVRALNSLGFKITSISDVTPVPHNGCRPPKKRRI, encoded by the coding sequence ATGGCTAAAGCAAACACAGCTGTCCGTGTACGTAAAAAAGTGCGCAAGTCTGTTAGCGAAGGCATCGTGCACGTGCACGCTTCGTTCAACAACACCATCATCACTATCACCGACCGTCAAGGCAATGCACTGTCTTGGGCTACCTCTGGCGGCGCTGGTTTTAAGGGCTCGCGCAAGAGTACACCCTTTGCCGCTCAGGTAGCCGCAGAGCACGCTGGTAAAGTTGCCCAAGAATATGGTGTGAAGAACCTCGAAGTTCGTATCAAAGGCCCGGGCCCGGGTCGTGAATCCGCTGTTCGCGCACTCAACTCGCTGGGTTTCAAGATCACCAGCATCTCCGACGTGACGCCGGTACCGCACAACGGTTGCCGTCCGCCCAAAAAACGTCGTATCTAA
- the rpsD gene encoding 30S ribosomal protein S4 gives MARYIGPKCKLARREGTDLFLKSARRALDSKCKLDAAPGQHGARRGRLSDYGVQLREKQKIRRIYGVLERQFRNYFAEAVRRKGSTGENLLKLLESRLDNVVYRMGFGSTRAEARQLVSHKAIVVNGQVVNIPSYQVKAGDVVSVREKAKKQARIVEGLALAEQGGFPSWVLVDSKKMEGTFKSAPERSELSSDINEQLVVEFYSK, from the coding sequence ATGGCACGTTATATTGGCCCGAAGTGTAAGCTCGCTCGTCGTGAAGGCACCGACCTTTTCCTGAAGAGCGCGCGTCGTGCACTGGATTCCAAATGCAAACTGGACGCGGCTCCTGGTCAACACGGCGCCCGTCGCGGCCGCCTGTCCGACTACGGCGTCCAGCTGCGTGAAAAGCAGAAAATCCGCCGCATCTACGGCGTACTCGAGCGTCAGTTCCGCAACTACTTTGCGGAAGCTGTGCGCCGCAAGGGCTCCACGGGTGAAAACCTGCTGAAGCTGCTTGAGTCCCGCCTGGACAACGTTGTATATCGCATGGGCTTTGGCTCCACTCGCGCCGAAGCGCGCCAGCTGGTTAGCCACAAGGCTATCGTTGTGAACGGCCAGGTTGTGAACATTCCGTCCTACCAGGTTAAAGCCGGTGACGTAGTGTCCGTCCGCGAAAAGGCCAAGAAGCAGGCTCGCATCGTCGAAGGCCTGGCTCTGGCTGAGCAAGGTGGCTTCCCGTCTTGGGTGTTGGTTGACTCCAAGAAAATGGAAGGCACTTTCAAATCCGCTCCGGAACGTTCCGAACTGTCTAGCGATATCAACGAACAACTCGTTGTGGAATTCTACTCCAAGTAA
- a CDS encoding DNA-directed RNA polymerase subunit alpha, whose translation MQNSASEFLKPRLIDVQPVSATHARVSMEPFERGYAHTLGNSLRRILLSSMPGYAPTEVTIAGVLHEYSALDGVREDVVDILLNLKGVVLKLHGRDSVVLTLKKEGEGAVLASDIELPHDVEVINPEHVICHISAGGKIDMEVKVEKGRGYQPVSVRTSHDDNRSIGTIQLDASFSPVRRVSFAVESARVEQRTDLDRLVLDIETNGVIEPEQAVRNAARILMDQLSIFADLQGTAVEEVVEKAPPIDPILLRPVDDLELTVRSANCLKAENIYYIGDLIQRTETELLKTPNLGRKSLNEIKEVLASKGLTLGMKLENWPPAGLEKP comes from the coding sequence ATGCAAAACAGCGCTTCGGAATTTCTGAAACCTCGTCTGATCGATGTTCAGCCGGTTTCCGCCACTCACGCTCGCGTGTCGATGGAACCGTTCGAGCGCGGCTACGCCCATACGCTGGGCAATTCGCTGCGCCGCATCCTGCTGTCGTCGATGCCGGGCTATGCTCCGACCGAAGTGACTATCGCTGGCGTTTTGCATGAGTATTCCGCGCTTGATGGCGTGCGGGAGGATGTCGTCGACATCCTTCTCAACCTCAAGGGCGTAGTGCTTAAGCTGCATGGTCGCGACAGTGTCGTGCTGACCTTGAAAAAGGAAGGCGAGGGCGCTGTCTTGGCTAGCGATATCGAGCTGCCGCATGATGTGGAAGTGATCAATCCGGAACACGTGATTTGTCACATCTCCGCAGGCGGCAAGATCGACATGGAGGTCAAGGTGGAGAAGGGCCGCGGCTATCAGCCGGTGTCCGTTCGCACCAGCCATGACGACAACCGTTCCATCGGTACCATCCAACTGGACGCTTCCTTCTCGCCGGTTCGCCGCGTGAGCTTCGCTGTGGAAAGCGCCCGTGTGGAACAGCGTACCGACCTCGACCGCCTGGTTCTCGACATCGAGACCAACGGCGTGATCGAGCCGGAGCAGGCTGTGCGCAACGCAGCCCGCATCCTGATGGATCAGCTGTCGATCTTTGCCGACCTCCAAGGCACAGCGGTTGAAGAAGTCGTTGAAAAGGCGCCGCCGATCGATCCGATCCTGCTGCGTCCGGTAGACGATCTTGAACTGACGGTCCGTTCGGCCAACTGCCTGAAAGCAGAGAACATTTATTACATCGGCGATCTGATCCAGCGCACCGAAACCGAGCTTCTGAAGACTCCGAACCTCGGCCGCAAGTCGCTGAACGAGATCAAGGAAGTTCTCGCTTCCAAGGGCCTGACTCTCGGCATGAAGCTCGAGAACTGGCCTCCGGCTGGTCTGGAAAAGCCGTAA
- the rplQ gene encoding 50S ribosomal protein L17 → MRHRYSNRKLNRTTSHRLAMLRNMANSLLKHEAIVTTLPKAKELRRVAEPLITLGKKPSLANRRLAFDRTRDREIVVKLFDVLGARYATRNGGYVRILKYGFRKGDNAPMALVELVDRPEESVAVEDNSAE, encoded by the coding sequence ATGCGTCATCGTTACAGTAATCGTAAACTGAACCGCACGACCAGCCATCGTCTGGCGATGCTGCGCAACATGGCCAACTCGCTGCTGAAGCACGAAGCAATCGTGACCACGCTGCCGAAGGCCAAGGAACTGCGTCGTGTGGCCGAGCCGCTCATCACGCTCGGCAAAAAGCCGTCTCTCGCCAACCGTCGTCTGGCGTTCGACCGCACCCGTGACCGCGAAATCGTGGTTAAACTCTTCGACGTGCTCGGCGCGCGCTACGCTACCCGCAATGGCGGCTACGTGCGCATCCTGAAGTACGGTTTCCGCAAGGGCGACAACGCCCCGATGGCTCTGGTTGAGCTGGTGGACCGTCCGGAAGAATCCGTTGCCGTGGAAGACAACTCCGCCGAGTAA
- a CDS encoding glutaminase: MNLQALIEDIRQETLPFYDQGKVADYIPALASVPPRQFGFAIQTLDGRQYACGDADVAFSIQSISKAFMLALTLQADGEKLWRHVGKEPSGNPFNSLVQLEYEHGIPRNPFINAGALVVTDRAIGHFGDAHSHLLAWLRAESGNAALSADETIAASEREHGDRNAALAHFMKSYGNLIQPVETVLNQYFHNCSIAMSCRELARAGLFLANHGASPQTGRHYLTRSQAKQVNAVMLTCGTYDAAGEFAYRVGLPVKSGVGGGLLAVIPGKMSIAVWSPQLDARGNSVLGLEALDRFTTATGLSIF, encoded by the coding sequence ATGAATCTGCAAGCACTCATTGAAGATATCCGGCAAGAAACCTTGCCCTTCTACGACCAGGGCAAGGTGGCCGATTACATCCCGGCGCTGGCGTCGGTGCCGCCACGCCAGTTCGGCTTCGCCATCCAAACGCTGGATGGCCGGCAATACGCCTGCGGCGACGCCGATGTCGCCTTCTCCATTCAAAGCATCAGCAAAGCCTTCATGCTGGCGCTGACGCTCCAAGCCGATGGCGAGAAGCTTTGGCGCCACGTCGGCAAAGAGCCATCAGGCAATCCTTTCAATTCGCTGGTGCAGTTGGAATACGAGCACGGCATTCCGCGCAACCCCTTCATCAACGCCGGGGCGCTGGTGGTCACCGACCGCGCCATCGGGCACTTCGGCGACGCCCACTCCCACCTGCTCGCTTGGCTGCGCGCGGAATCCGGCAATGCCGCGCTGTCTGCCGATGAGACCATCGCCGCCTCCGAACGCGAGCACGGCGACCGCAATGCCGCGCTGGCCCACTTCATGAAAAGCTACGGCAACCTGATACAGCCGGTAGAAACCGTGCTCAACCAGTACTTCCATAACTGCAGCATCGCGATGAGCTGCCGCGAGTTGGCCCGCGCCGGCCTGTTCCTGGCCAACCACGGCGCCTCGCCCCAAACCGGGCGACATTACCTGACCCGCAGCCAAGCCAAACAGGTGAACGCCGTCATGCTCACCTGCGGCACTTACGACGCCGCCGGAGAATTCGCCTACCGCGTCGGCCTACCGGTGAAGAGCGGCGTCGGCGGGGGGTTGCTGGCCGTCATTCCGGGCAAAATGAGCATCGCGGTGTGGAGTCCCCAACTGGATGCGCGCGGCAACTCCGTGCTCGGCCTGGAGGCGTTGGACCGCTTCACCACAGCCACCGGTCTTTCCATCTTCTGA
- a CDS encoding MOSC domain-containing protein, with amino-acid sequence MHLSAMFVHPVKSCRGVAFERAYAGELGLLHDREWLLVTPDGQQITARAHPRLVTVRAELLPGGVLLHAADKPPIFAMATVYTRPHPAQVWKDGFQAWHGDERVDAWFADLLGCDCRLLWLGAQSNRAFKGGPEKMSFADGYPFLLVNQASLDDLNRQLSSPVTLRHFRPNLVVTGAYPWEEDEWQLIRIGEVEFDVMKPCARCVLTTVNPDSGEKSPDGEPLQTLVRTRRLEEGVCFGMNLRARNAGVLELDATVEVLEQHYSF; translated from the coding sequence ATGCATTTGAGCGCCATGTTCGTCCACCCGGTGAAGTCCTGCCGCGGCGTCGCCTTCGAGCGCGCTTACGCAGGCGAACTCGGGCTGCTCCATGATCGAGAATGGTTGCTGGTCACACCCGATGGCCAACAAATCACCGCGCGCGCCCATCCCCGGCTGGTGACCGTCCGCGCGGAGCTGCTGCCCGGCGGCGTGTTGCTGCACGCGGCGGATAAACCACCCATCTTCGCGATGGCCACCGTCTATACCCGCCCGCATCCAGCCCAGGTCTGGAAAGACGGCTTCCAGGCCTGGCACGGAGACGAGCGTGTCGACGCCTGGTTCGCCGACCTGCTCGGCTGCGACTGTCGGCTGCTGTGGCTGGGCGCCCAATCCAACCGCGCCTTCAAGGGCGGACCTGAAAAAATGAGCTTCGCCGACGGCTACCCCTTCCTGCTGGTCAATCAGGCCTCGCTGGACGATCTGAACCGTCAACTTTCCTCCCCTGTCACCCTGCGCCACTTTCGCCCCAATCTGGTAGTGACCGGCGCGTATCCTTGGGAAGAGGACGAATGGCAGCTCATTCGCATCGGCGAGGTGGAGTTCGACGTGATGAAGCCCTGCGCGCGCTGCGTGCTGACCACCGTCAACCCGGACTCCGGCGAGAAAAGTCCTGATGGCGAACCGCTGCAGACGCTGGTTCGCACCCGCCGCCTTGAGGAAGGCGTCTGCTTCGGCATGAATTTGCGCGCACGCAACGCAGGGGTGCTTGAACTGGATGCGACAGTGGAGGTTCTGGAACAGCATTACAGCTTCTAG
- a CDS encoding methyl-accepting chemotaxis protein has protein sequence MRSLRVKLIAVIALLLVLLGAVITVLVYGQMRNEIVRGVDNELSGTSKGYSALVSSWYKSKVGVVIAANPLVGTADPRPTLARMSQAGGFDMTYIGTADHVMIRSDMKPQPQGYDPVARPWYQQAAAAGQPGVSDPYVDFDTKKLVVTFVSPVKDGGALKAVVGGDIFIDDLVKTVLSVKLRGNGYAFLVDRSGKVIAHPDASLTLKPLSEKVPELTGGRLTELATDTKMATISIGGEDKLVEVQPVEGTNWLLGVVTDESVVTGPLNTLLLTVAGIGALCVVILIPVASVLLSKMLAGLGRLRNAMLEISQGEGDLTRRIEVTGQDEIAETATAFNRFVGQLQKMFIAVKEEAERVTGGVESVTQTVDKVAHDSRQIADVSSSNAATLEEITVSISHIADAAREADGLVNHTGQVSSESAHGMQQISQEMNSTVEAVKGLSSMLSSLDQRSQQISGITNVIKDIADQTNLLALNAAIEAARAGEMGRGFAVVADEVRKLAERTGQATVEISGMVSTIREETSQAVSNMQRTVSSVDGGVELTLGAVERIEQIQKAMEEVMAKMNEITLSTSEQHKATTLIAQSTEQINGRIVDSDDALQTVRDTLSELSHSASSMRQLFSSFHV, from the coding sequence ATGCGTTCTTTGCGTGTCAAATTGATCGCAGTGATAGCCCTGCTGCTGGTATTGCTGGGCGCAGTGATTACCGTGCTGGTTTATGGCCAGATGCGTAATGAGATCGTCCGCGGGGTGGACAACGAACTGAGCGGCACCTCCAAAGGCTACTCCGCGCTGGTGAGCAGCTGGTACAAGAGCAAGGTGGGCGTGGTGATCGCCGCCAATCCGCTGGTGGGCACAGCCGATCCGCGGCCGACGTTGGCGCGGATGAGCCAGGCGGGCGGCTTCGACATGACTTATATCGGCACCGCCGATCATGTGATGATCCGTTCCGACATGAAGCCGCAGCCGCAGGGCTACGATCCGGTGGCCCGCCCTTGGTATCAGCAGGCGGCGGCGGCCGGCCAGCCTGGCGTCTCCGATCCCTATGTCGACTTCGACACCAAGAAGCTGGTGGTGACCTTCGTGTCCCCGGTGAAGGACGGCGGCGCGCTGAAGGCCGTGGTGGGCGGCGACATCTTCATCGACGACCTGGTCAAGACCGTGTTGTCGGTCAAGCTGCGCGGCAACGGCTATGCCTTCCTGGTGGACCGCAGCGGCAAGGTGATCGCCCACCCGGACGCCAGCCTGACCTTGAAGCCCTTGTCCGAAAAGGTGCCTGAACTGACCGGCGGCCGTCTGACCGAGCTGGCTACCGACACCAAGATGGCCACCATCAGCATTGGCGGGGAAGACAAGCTGGTCGAGGTGCAGCCGGTGGAAGGCACCAATTGGCTGCTGGGCGTGGTGACCGACGAGTCGGTGGTCACCGGGCCGCTGAACACTCTGCTGTTGACCGTGGCCGGCATCGGCGCCTTGTGCGTGGTGATCCTGATCCCGGTGGCCAGCGTGCTGCTGAGCAAGATGCTGGCCGGTCTGGGCCGCCTGCGCAACGCGATGCTGGAGATCTCCCAGGGCGAGGGCGACCTGACCCGCCGCATCGAGGTGACGGGCCAAGACGAAATCGCAGAGACCGCCACCGCGTTCAACCGCTTCGTCGGCCAGTTGCAGAAGATGTTCATCGCGGTGAAGGAAGAGGCGGAGCGGGTGACCGGCGGCGTGGAGAGCGTGACCCAGACCGTGGACAAGGTGGCGCACGACTCGCGGCAGATCGCCGACGTGTCCAGCTCCAACGCGGCGACGCTGGAGGAAATCACCGTCAGCATCTCGCACATCGCCGACGCCGCGCGCGAAGCGGACGGCCTGGTCAACCATACCGGCCAGGTGTCGAGCGAGAGCGCGCACGGCATGCAGCAGATTTCTCAGGAAATGAACAGCACGGTGGAGGCGGTGAAGGGTTTGTCCAGCATGTTGTCCTCGCTGGATCAGCGGTCGCAGCAGATCAGCGGCATCACCAACGTGATCAAGGACATCGCGGACCAGACCAACCTCTTGGCGCTGAACGCGGCGATCGAAGCGGCGCGCGCCGGAGAGATGGGCCGCGGCTTCGCGGTGGTGGCCGACGAAGTGCGCAAGCTGGCTGAGCGCACCGGCCAGGCCACGGTGGAGATTTCCGGCATGGTCAGCACCATCCGCGAGGAAACCAGCCAGGCGGTCAGCAATATGCAGCGCACCGTCAGCTCGGTGGATGGCGGCGTGGAGCTGACGCTGGGCGCGGTGGAGCGCATCGAGCAGATCCAGAAAGCGATGGAGGAGGTGATGGCCAAGATGAACGAGATCACCCTTTCCACCAGCGAGCAGCACAAGGCGACCACCTTGATCGCGCAGAGCACCGAGCAGATCAACGGACGCATCGTCGACAGCGACGACGCGCTGCAAACCGTGCGCGACACGCTGTCCGAGTTGTCGCATTCTGCCAGCAGCATGCGGCAGCTGTTCTCCAGCTTCCATGTCTGA